One genomic region from Terriglobales bacterium encodes:
- a CDS encoding DUF2085 domain-containing protein, whose protein sequence is MIDTPVPSRNPSRVVAALPLTLATAAVSTPMFTVLGLPLLTFGVWQFFSLVCHQDPARSFWIAGVPIAVCSRCLGIYLGAAVGAWVQASRNTLLRALAIAIAASLLDFAAEMAGLHGNWPLVRFALGATLGGMMSALVSDALRREGQANLATD, encoded by the coding sequence GTGATTGACACCCCCGTTCCGTCGCGTAACCCTTCGCGAGTCGTCGCCGCCCTGCCCCTCACCCTGGCCACCGCAGCCGTCAGCACGCCGATGTTTACAGTGCTGGGACTGCCGCTCCTGACCTTCGGCGTCTGGCAGTTCTTTTCGCTGGTGTGCCACCAGGACCCGGCACGTTCGTTCTGGATCGCGGGTGTGCCGATTGCAGTGTGCTCTCGCTGCCTGGGCATCTACCTGGGGGCTGCCGTAGGCGCGTGGGTGCAAGCGAGCAGGAACACACTGCTCAGGGCGCTGGCCATCGCGATCGCAGCCAGCCTGCTGGATTTTGCCGCCGAGATGGCAGGACTGCATGGCAACTGGCCACTGGTGCGCTTCGCGCTGGGTGCAACGCTGGGCGGGATGATGAGCGCCCTGGTGTCCGACGCGCTGCGCCGCGAAGGTCAAGCAAACCTGGCCACGGATTAA
- a CDS encoding glycine C-acetyltransferase: MTTATRTNPLSYLTDQLNDLKQKGTYFRLRVLEDEQAPVCTFDGKRVINLASNNYLGLTTHPRLREAALDATRKYGVGSGAVRTIAGTMSLHMELEEKIARFKNVEASVVFQSGFTANAGTVSAVLGREDFIISDELNHASIIDGARLSRATIKVFRHKDVAHAEELLKEVAAQPGRKLLITDGVFSMDGDIAPLPALCDLAEKYGAIMMVDDAHASGVLGRNGRGTIDHFNVHGRVDIQVGTLSKAIGALGGYVCGTRDLIEFLYHRGRPFLFSTSHPPSVAATCIAAFEVLEQEPERIEKLWENTRYFKKELGVLGFNIGGVSTPASETPITPVIVGEGRLAMEFSRELFAAGVMATGIAYPTVPEGKARIRTIVTATHTRQNLEQALETLGKVGKKLRIIS, from the coding sequence ATGACCACCGCAACGCGCACCAATCCTCTCTCCTATCTCACCGACCAACTGAACGACCTGAAACAGAAGGGCACGTACTTCCGCCTGCGGGTGCTCGAAGACGAACAGGCGCCGGTATGCACGTTCGATGGCAAGCGCGTCATCAATCTCGCTTCGAACAACTACCTCGGCCTGACCACGCACCCCAGACTGCGCGAAGCGGCGCTCGACGCCACGCGCAAATACGGCGTGGGCTCGGGAGCGGTGCGCACCATCGCCGGAACCATGTCGCTGCACATGGAGCTGGAGGAGAAGATCGCGCGCTTCAAGAACGTGGAGGCCTCGGTGGTTTTCCAGTCGGGATTCACGGCCAACGCGGGGACCGTTTCGGCGGTGTTGGGGCGCGAAGACTTCATCATCTCCGACGAGCTGAACCACGCTTCCATCATCGACGGCGCGCGGCTCTCGCGCGCGACCATCAAGGTTTTCCGCCACAAGGATGTCGCCCATGCCGAGGAGCTGCTGAAAGAAGTCGCTGCGCAGCCCGGCCGCAAGCTCCTGATCACCGACGGCGTGTTTTCCATGGACGGCGACATCGCGCCGCTGCCCGCCCTCTGCGACCTGGCGGAGAAGTACGGCGCCATCATGATGGTGGATGACGCACACGCTTCCGGCGTGCTGGGCCGCAACGGCCGCGGCACCATCGACCATTTCAATGTTCACGGGCGCGTGGACATCCAGGTGGGCACGCTCTCCAAGGCCATCGGCGCGCTGGGCGGGTACGTGTGCGGCACACGCGACCTGATCGAATTCCTGTATCACCGCGGGCGGCCGTTCCTGTTTTCGACTTCCCATCCGCCTTCCGTGGCCGCCACGTGTATCGCGGCCTTCGAGGTTCTGGAGCAGGAGCCGGAACGTATCGAGAAGCTGTGGGAGAACACGCGCTACTTCAAGAAGGAACTGGGCGTGCTGGGCTTCAACATCGGCGGAGTCAGCACGCCGGCCAGCGAGACGCCCATTACCCCGGTCATCGTCGGCGAAGGGCGCCTGGCGATGGAATTCTCGCGCGAGCTGTTTGCCGCCGGCGTCATGGCTACCGGAATCGCCTATCCCACGGTTCCCGAAGGCAAGGCCCGCATCCGCACCATCGTGACGGCCACGCACACGCGCCAGAACCTGGAGCAGGCGCTGGAGACTTTGGGGAAAGTGGGGAAGAAGCTGCGGATCATTTCGTGA
- the tdh gene encoding L-threonine 3-dehydrogenase, whose translation MPETMLAVVKAEPRAGAEIRNVRIPQVGPQDVLVRVKVASVCGTDLHIYNWDAWAQRRIHPPLIPGHEFCGEVVEVGAEVTTVKPGDFVSAEMHVACGKCLQCRTGEAHICQFVKIIGVDADGAFAEYVRIPESNIWKIDPGIPPEYASVLDPLGNAVHTVLAGEIAARTVAITGCGPIGLFAIAVARAVGATTVFAIETNPHRRKIAEKMKADYVLDPAAEDVKARIFDLTDGQGADVVLEMAGHPDAIRTAFDIVRRGGRISLLGLTNKPISLNFSEDIIFKGITIQGINGRRMYQTWYQMTALLKAGKLDLHPVITDRMAMKDFSRGMERLKTGEASKILLYPNGVK comes from the coding sequence ATGCCTGAGACCATGCTGGCGGTAGTGAAGGCCGAGCCCAGGGCGGGCGCCGAGATCCGCAACGTCCGCATCCCCCAGGTCGGCCCGCAGGACGTGCTGGTGCGCGTGAAGGTGGCCTCGGTCTGCGGCACCGACCTGCACATCTACAACTGGGACGCCTGGGCGCAGCGCCGCATCCATCCGCCGCTCATTCCGGGACACGAGTTCTGCGGCGAGGTGGTGGAGGTCGGCGCGGAAGTCACCACCGTCAAGCCGGGCGATTTCGTCAGCGCCGAGATGCACGTGGCCTGCGGCAAGTGCCTGCAGTGCCGCACCGGCGAAGCGCACATCTGCCAGTTCGTGAAGATCATCGGCGTGGATGCCGACGGCGCCTTCGCCGAGTACGTGCGCATCCCGGAGTCGAACATCTGGAAGATCGACCCCGGCATCCCGCCGGAGTACGCCTCGGTGCTGGACCCCTTGGGGAATGCGGTGCACACCGTGCTGGCGGGCGAGATCGCGGCGCGCACCGTGGCCATCACCGGCTGCGGGCCCATCGGCCTGTTTGCCATCGCGGTGGCGCGCGCGGTGGGCGCAACCACCGTCTTCGCCATTGAGACCAACCCGCACCGCCGCAAAATCGCCGAAAAGATGAAGGCCGATTACGTCCTGGACCCGGCAGCCGAAGACGTGAAGGCGCGTATCTTTGACCTGACCGACGGCCAGGGCGCGGACGTGGTGCTGGAAATGGCCGGCCACCCTGATGCCATCCGAACAGCCTTTGACATCGTGCGCCGCGGCGGGCGCATCTCGCTGCTCGGGCTGACCAACAAACCCATCTCGCTGAACTTCTCTGAAGACATCATCTTCAAGGGCATCACCATCCAGGGCATCAACGGACGGCGCATGTACCAGACCTGGTACCAGATGACGGCGCTGCTCAAGGCGGGCAAGCTGGACCTGCATCCGGTCATCACCGACCGCATGGCCATGAAGGACTTCTCGCGCGGCATGGAGCGGCTGAAGACCGGCGAAGCGTCGAAGATCCTGCTGTACCCCAATGGCGTGAAATGA
- a CDS encoding hydantoinase B/oxoprolinase family protein: protein MARDPIELEVFKNIFHSIAEEMGAALRRTAFSPNIKERRDYSCAVFDAAGRVLAMGDHMPVHLGSMPMSVRAAIDAFPLAPGDVAMLNDPFRGGTHLPDITLVAPVYVGSAKEKSRRPDFYVANRAHHADVGGAYAGSMGLCREIYQEGLRIPPVKLVRRGAMDKDVLALLLANVRTPTEREGDLGAQIAACHTGATRLKEVCARYGLARTRRAARDLLDYSEELMRAFLSNVPRGTFRAEDFLDSDGITDRRVRIAASVTFHPAPKRAPGCGPVVTVDFTGSDPQVEGAVNAVEAITWSACFYVFRCLLEEDVPATAGLMRPIRVIAPEGTVVNARPPAAVAGGNVETSQRIVDVLLRALAQAVPERIPAGSSGTMNNLTIGGIDPRPGERGASAGQREQSARAKQRSAAERSKEAQPFAYYETIAGGMGARPTKPGVSGIHTHMTNSLNTPAEALEHAYPFRVTRYALRHGSGGNGRFRGGDGIVREIEVLTDAQVTLLAERRSRGPYGLHGGADGAPGRAFVIRRDGTEEEIGGKASVRLAAGERIRIESPGGGGFAPSGPRSLSRSRKG, encoded by the coding sequence ATGGCGCGCGACCCCATCGAGCTCGAGGTCTTCAAGAACATCTTCCACTCCATCGCCGAGGAGATGGGCGCGGCGCTGCGCCGCACCGCCTTCTCCCCCAACATCAAGGAGCGCCGCGATTACTCCTGCGCGGTGTTCGACGCCGCCGGCCGGGTGCTGGCCATGGGCGACCACATGCCCGTGCACCTGGGCTCCATGCCCATGTCGGTGCGCGCCGCCATCGACGCGTTTCCGCTCGCCCCCGGCGACGTCGCCATGCTCAACGATCCCTTCCGCGGCGGCACGCATCTGCCGGACATCACCCTGGTCGCTCCCGTCTACGTGGGCTCCGCGAAGGAAAAGTCACGCCGGCCGGATTTCTACGTGGCCAACCGGGCTCACCACGCCGATGTCGGCGGCGCTTACGCCGGCTCCATGGGCCTGTGCCGCGAGATCTACCAGGAAGGCCTGCGCATTCCGCCGGTCAAGCTGGTGCGCCGTGGCGCTATGGACAAGGACGTCCTGGCGCTGCTGCTCGCTAACGTGCGCACGCCGACCGAGCGCGAAGGCGACCTGGGCGCGCAGATCGCTGCCTGCCACACTGGCGCCACCCGCCTGAAGGAGGTCTGCGCGCGTTACGGGCTGGCGCGCACGCGGCGCGCCGCCCGCGACCTGCTGGACTATAGCGAGGAGCTGATGCGTGCCTTCCTGTCCAATGTTCCTCGTGGAACATTCCGCGCCGAAGACTTCCTGGACAGCGACGGCATCACCGACCGCCGGGTGCGGATCGCTGCCAGCGTCACTTTCCATCCGGCTCCGAAGAGAGCCCCTGGCTGCGGCCCAGTCGTCACCGTGGACTTCACCGGCAGCGATCCGCAGGTGGAAGGGGCGGTGAACGCGGTCGAGGCCATTACCTGGTCGGCATGCTTCTACGTATTCCGCTGCCTGCTCGAGGAGGATGTCCCGGCGACTGCCGGCCTGATGCGTCCTATCCGCGTCATTGCGCCGGAAGGGACCGTGGTCAACGCGCGGCCGCCGGCGGCGGTGGCCGGCGGCAATGTCGAGACCTCGCAGCGCATCGTGGATGTGCTGTTGCGGGCGCTGGCCCAAGCGGTGCCGGAGCGCATTCCCGCAGGCTCCTCGGGCACCATGAACAACCTGACCATCGGCGGCATCGACCCGCGCCCGGGTGAGCGCGGAGCGAGCGCTGGCCAGCGCGAGCAGAGCGCGAGGGCGAAGCAGCGCAGCGCGGCGGAACGCTCGAAGGAAGCCCAGCCCTTCGCGTACTACGAGACCATCGCCGGGGGCATGGGCGCGCGGCCGACCAAGCCCGGCGTCTCGGGCATCCACACCCACATGACCAACTCGCTCAACACGCCTGCCGAAGCGCTGGAGCACGCCTACCCGTTCCGCGTCACGCGCTACGCGTTGCGCCACGGCTCGGGCGGCAATGGGCGCTTCCGTGGCGGCGACGGCATCGTGCGCGAGATCGAGGTGCTCACCGACGCGCAGGTCACTCTGCTGGCCGAGCGCCGCTCGCGCGGGCCCTACGGACTGCACGGCGGCGCAGACGGCGCCCCTGGACGCGCCTTCGTCATTCGTCGCGACGGCACCGAGGAAGAGATCGGCGGCAAGGCCAGCGTCCGCCTGGCCGCGGGCGAGCGTATCCGCATCGAGTCGCCGGGCGGCGGCGGCTTCGCGCCGAGCGGACCCCGCTCGCTGAGCCGCTCGCGCAAAGGATAG
- a CDS encoding MerR family transcriptional regulator — protein MARQKSKTHAVPEVVVPDKLYFRIGEVSRLCKLPAYVLRFWETEFPQLKPVKSSSGQRMYRKREVELALRVKRLLYQEGFTIAGARQQLRSENKAIKAQAALPFAPPKPVAKELRQVRHELKEILGILAAKR, from the coding sequence ATGGCGCGACAAAAATCCAAGACGCACGCTGTGCCCGAGGTGGTGGTCCCTGACAAGCTCTACTTCCGCATCGGCGAAGTCTCGCGCCTGTGCAAGCTGCCGGCCTACGTCCTCCGCTTCTGGGAGACCGAATTCCCGCAGCTCAAGCCGGTGAAAAGCTCCAGCGGCCAGCGCATGTACCGCAAGCGCGAAGTCGAACTCGCCCTGCGCGTGAAAAGGCTGCTTTACCAGGAAGGATTCACCATCGCCGGCGCCCGCCAGCAGTTGCGCAGCGAAAACAAGGCCATCAAGGCGCAGGCCGCCCTGCCCTTCGCTCCTCCCAAGCCCGTGGCCAAGGAGCTGCGCCAGGTGCGGCATGAGTTGAAGGAGATCCTGGGGATTCTGGCGGCGAAGCGGTAG